From a single Cytophagales bacterium WSM2-2 genomic region:
- a CDS encoding AraC family transcriptional regulator has protein sequence MVSEVDFKLNHIVLSSDKLQKIEFSRSQNQNKSGLSLFDGNHVLSIEVNESFGAVQFHELKNNICDFHHYKFAVEKSIDLNIRARESTLGLYFPLKGNFQCSIKESRDVLINKYEFGLLYLPETRLTCHLEAGEEYSCLAVHFTPEYFAMFTNTIPAVGSVLERIGKIELTVIGRKNATDPEILTVLQNLLQCPYSDALKQTYLDIKAHELLLLCLTKNSTGTGGAIKGLLHKSDIEKIHTVKDHIIHHLDNPGTLKDIAHMIGINEFKLKQGFKRIFNTTVFGMLFEERMQKAQQLLSDTEMTIEEISAVAGYKNHSNFTSAFKKRFGYPPNALRK, from the coding sequence ATGGTGAGCGAAGTTGATTTTAAATTAAACCATATAGTCCTTAGTTCGGATAAACTCCAAAAGATTGAGTTTTCCAGGAGTCAAAATCAAAACAAATCGGGCTTGTCCTTGTTTGATGGCAACCATGTCTTATCCATCGAAGTGAATGAGAGCTTTGGCGCTGTGCAATTTCACGAACTGAAGAACAATATTTGCGACTTCCATCACTACAAATTCGCAGTGGAGAAGTCGATTGACCTTAACATACGTGCACGAGAGTCTACACTGGGACTATACTTTCCGCTCAAAGGCAATTTCCAGTGTAGCATTAAAGAAAGCCGTGACGTCCTCATCAATAAATACGAATTTGGTTTGTTGTATTTGCCCGAAACCCGGCTCACGTGCCACCTCGAGGCAGGTGAAGAATATTCATGCCTGGCGGTTCACTTTACCCCGGAGTATTTCGCCATGTTCACGAATACCATACCTGCCGTTGGCTCGGTGCTGGAACGTATCGGAAAAATTGAACTGACAGTGATTGGGAGAAAAAATGCTACAGACCCGGAGATACTCACTGTCTTGCAAAACCTTTTGCAATGTCCCTACAGTGATGCGCTCAAGCAAACTTACCTTGATATAAAGGCGCACGAACTGTTATTGTTGTGCCTGACGAAAAATTCTACCGGCACAGGAGGCGCCATCAAAGGCCTCCTGCACAAATCCGACATTGAAAAGATACACACTGTGAAAGACCACATCATTCATCATCTCGATAACCCGGGCACGCTCAAAGACATTGCGCACATGATTGGTATAAATGAATTTAAGCTGAAGCAGGGATTTAAACGAATATTCAACACAACCGTGTTCGGGATGTTATTTGAGGAGCGCATGCAAAAGGCACAACAACTTCTATCAGATACCGAAATGACTATTGAAGAGATCTCGGCCGTTGCCGGGTACAAGAATCACTCGAATTTTACTTCCGCTTTTAAAAAACGTTTCGGCTATCCCCCCAACGCACTGAGGAAGTGA
- a CDS encoding monooxygenase — protein sequence MKEIKTIGIIGAGISGLVAAKTCLEYGYQVKVFEKDREVGGVWSLSRRYPGLSTQNNKDTYFFSDFPMPNHFSEWPTGAEMQLYLNSYAIAFGVFQRIRFSHDVTKINFQDNSWTIEGKAKGIPFTDKFDFIIVSNGTFSDPFIPQLPGTGSFISAGGKILHNTQFHSTALARDKRIVVVGYGKSSSDVVTAASDTAKSTHLVFRAPKWKLPRYIKGINLKYILLNRLGESIIRPENHRGRLDRFLHKLGLPQKMLSFVQSYIIKTQQLKENGLLPPTQLLDEVFGEITLETREFFNRVQKGKIITKQGEIVSFEGKQLTLSTGEKIECDMVIFATGFNQSIPFMSDDLIGKFTDESGNYLLHRHILPPGVPSLAFVGYNTSIFSSLTSEIGALWVCEYLKGRMPVPDDAQIIKEGKEFIAWRSGFRLNASSRGLSVMPSTIYHVDQLLDDMKAPLPLSSLIPDWLVTVNPGRYKQIREKLLRRNKV from the coding sequence ATGAAGGAAATTAAAACCATTGGAATTATTGGCGCGGGCATTAGCGGACTTGTGGCAGCAAAGACTTGTCTTGAGTATGGCTACCAGGTGAAGGTATTTGAAAAAGACAGAGAAGTAGGAGGGGTTTGGTCTTTGTCACGGAGGTATCCCGGACTTTCTACACAGAATAATAAAGACACCTATTTCTTTTCCGATTTCCCTATGCCCAACCATTTCTCAGAGTGGCCTACGGGAGCCGAAATGCAATTGTATTTAAATTCGTATGCCATCGCTTTCGGTGTTTTTCAGCGTATCCGGTTTTCTCATGACGTAACAAAAATCAATTTTCAGGATAATAGTTGGACCATCGAAGGCAAAGCTAAAGGGATACCCTTTACTGATAAATTTGATTTCATCATTGTCTCCAACGGAACATTCTCCGATCCTTTCATCCCACAGCTACCGGGCACAGGTTCTTTTATTTCTGCAGGTGGAAAAATCTTGCACAACACCCAATTTCACAGTACTGCCCTTGCGAGAGACAAGCGCATCGTGGTGGTGGGCTATGGCAAATCTTCCAGTGATGTGGTAACTGCAGCTTCGGACACTGCTAAAAGTACTCACCTGGTATTCCGGGCACCCAAGTGGAAGCTACCCCGGTATATCAAGGGCATCAATTTGAAATACATCTTGCTGAATCGCCTGGGCGAATCCATCATCAGGCCGGAGAATCACCGTGGCAGACTCGACCGTTTTTTACATAAACTCGGACTACCTCAAAAGATGCTATCGTTTGTGCAGAGCTATATCATCAAGACGCAGCAGCTGAAAGAGAACGGATTGCTTCCGCCCACACAACTACTCGATGAAGTCTTTGGCGAAATCACACTGGAGACACGCGAGTTCTTTAACCGTGTGCAAAAAGGGAAAATTATCACAAAGCAGGGAGAGATTGTTTCTTTTGAAGGAAAACAACTGACGCTTTCCACAGGCGAAAAAATAGAATGTGACATGGTCATATTTGCCACCGGCTTCAACCAGTCGATACCGTTTATGTCTGACGACCTTATCGGGAAATTTACAGACGAGAGCGGCAACTATCTTTTACATCGCCACATACTACCGCCCGGAGTTCCGTCACTGGCGTTCGTGGGGTACAACACCTCCATATTCAGTTCGCTCACTTCAGAGATCGGGGCGCTGTGGGTGTGTGAATACCTGAAAGGACGTATGCCTGTGCCCGATGATGCTCAAATAATAAAAGAAGGAAAAGAGTTCATCGCGTGGCGGTCCGGCTTTCGCCTCAATGCTTCTTCCCGGGGTCTCAGCGTGATGCCCTCTACAATATATCATGTGGACCAACTCCTCGATGACATGAAAGCACCGTTACCACTTTCATCGCTGATCCCCGATTGGCTGGTGACTGTTAACCCCGGGCGGTATAAACAGATCAGGGAGAAACTGTTGAGAAGAAACAAAGTGTAA
- a CDS encoding DUF4919 domain-containing protein: protein MKNVRLILSFVVLVSCHAVSQGVSFIKPDYDLIKKDIQDESSSFYYSKLMSRLKSYDTTLTRDDYRHLYYGYVYDKNYQPYWRSPYEKELLPYYRSEKIDTKEYDHIIDLATKSINEFPFDIRQMNFLGYIYHLQGNEVMSKNMVRLLHEIVEAILSTGDGKTCETGFHVISTSHEYAILNIFQLKFKSQSLVEDQCDHMELVTDGRNITGMYFDIKKLFEKNREKYKKY from the coding sequence ATGAAAAATGTAAGATTAATTTTGAGCTTCGTGGTTCTTGTATCCTGTCATGCGGTCTCCCAAGGTGTTTCTTTTATAAAGCCGGATTATGATCTGATCAAAAAGGATATCCAGGATGAGTCTTCTTCTTTTTATTATTCCAAGCTGATGTCGAGGCTTAAGTCGTATGATACTACTTTAACAAGGGATGATTACAGGCATTTATACTACGGATACGTCTATGACAAAAACTATCAACCCTACTGGCGTTCACCCTATGAGAAAGAGCTGTTACCGTATTATCGCAGCGAAAAAATTGATACAAAGGAGTATGACCACATTATAGATCTGGCAACTAAGTCAATCAATGAGTTTCCTTTTGACATAAGGCAAATGAATTTTTTAGGATATATCTACCATCTTCAGGGCAACGAAGTGATGTCAAAAAACATGGTACGTTTACTTCATGAAATAGTAGAGGCAATTCTGTCTACCGGGGATGGCAAAACTTGTGAGACAGGATTTCATGTGATCTCGACAAGCCATGAATATGCAATCCTGAATATCTTTCAATTGAAATTTAAATCGCAAAGCCTTGTAGAAGATCAGTGTGATCACATGGAATTAGTCACTGATGGGCGAAATATCACTGGAATGTATTTCGATATTAAGAAGCTCTTCGAGAAGAACCGAGAAAAATATAAAAAGTATTAA